From Alteromonas sp. RKMC-009, one genomic window encodes:
- a CDS encoding DeoR/GlpR family DNA-binding transcription regulator produces the protein MQKRNTRQRRDEIVEWVNQAGHVHVDEMAARFNTSQVTIRKDLAVLAGGKRVLREFGGAAPFPSSGADTGSDSETSATPASAKTAIGLKAASLVTDGAKVILDSGNTTASVVPFLNHKKLVVMTNSLRAANALTIADNEPTVLMTGGTWDAHSQAFQGNMAEKMISAYSFDLAFIGASGLDVERGSTTFNELTGLSKAMAGVAAKVVVLAESEKFTFRMPNLELAWEDIDVLITDEHISEPIKQQIEQQGVTVMIAPANGE, from the coding sequence ATGCAAAAGCGAAATACCCGCCAACGACGCGATGAAATCGTTGAATGGGTGAATCAGGCCGGCCATGTTCATGTGGATGAGATGGCCGCCAGATTCAATACCTCACAGGTGACTATCCGTAAAGATCTTGCCGTGCTTGCCGGCGGGAAGCGAGTGCTGCGTGAATTTGGCGGTGCTGCGCCTTTTCCGTCTTCCGGGGCAGATACAGGATCTGACAGCGAAACCTCAGCCACGCCGGCTTCAGCGAAAACAGCCATTGGTCTTAAAGCTGCGTCGCTGGTGACAGACGGCGCGAAAGTGATCCTCGACAGCGGTAACACGACCGCTTCTGTCGTGCCTTTTCTTAACCACAAAAAGCTGGTTGTCATGACCAATTCTTTGCGTGCTGCCAACGCATTAACGATCGCAGATAACGAACCCACCGTACTCATGACCGGCGGAACGTGGGATGCACATTCGCAGGCGTTTCAGGGCAATATGGCGGAGAAAATGATCAGTGCCTACAGCTTTGATTTGGCCTTCATCGGTGCGTCCGGGCTGGATGTCGAAAGAGGCAGTACCACGTTTAACGAACTGACCGGGCTTTCCAAAGCCATGGCCGGTGTTGCGGCAAAAGTCGTGGTACTGGCTGAGTCAGAGAAATTTACCTTCCGCATGCCTAACCTTGAACTGGCGTGGGAAGACATTGATGTACTCATAACCGATGAGCACATCAGCGAACCAATCAAACAACAAATTGAACAGCAGGGCGTCACCGTAATGATTGCCCCGGCAAACGGAGAATAA
- a CDS encoding Gfo/Idh/MocA family oxidoreductase codes for MIRTLLVGFGFSATTFHLPFLNQLSEFTVSGVVSSRPDDVAAVLPGVPVYASMGKAFADQRFDLAVITTPNTYHEVQSRQALMNDCHVLVEKPFTLSGDEAEALVALAAQKQKKLCVFHNRRFDGDFLTLKKLISDGSVGDVKRLVSRFDRFRPQPRDRWRENAGPGAGIFWDLGPHLIDQALQLFGVPEQIHGVVQIAREGGQSDDSFDLTLFYNNLTVQLGSSPFQANRTLRFELQGTEGSFRKFGLDPQEDQLKQGLTFDSGQWAREPEEAFGELATAQGVNTVPTLAGEYVTFYRQLGEAVSNGASLPADGETVIPVIKLIELAIESAETGKVMPVYVNMKGNN; via the coding sequence ATGATCCGCACTCTTCTGGTGGGCTTCGGTTTTTCCGCCACTACATTTCATCTCCCTTTTTTAAATCAGTTATCTGAATTTACCGTAAGCGGCGTGGTGTCATCCCGTCCGGACGACGTTGCTGCCGTGTTACCGGGCGTGCCGGTGTATGCCTCAATGGGAAAGGCGTTCGCTGATCAGCGCTTTGACCTGGCTGTCATCACCACACCGAATACCTATCACGAAGTGCAAAGCCGGCAGGCGCTGATGAACGACTGCCATGTACTGGTGGAAAAGCCCTTTACCCTATCCGGTGATGAGGCGGAAGCGCTGGTTGCACTGGCAGCGCAGAAACAGAAAAAACTCTGCGTATTTCATAACCGTCGTTTTGACGGAGACTTTCTTACGCTGAAAAAACTGATCAGCGACGGCAGTGTGGGCGACGTAAAGCGTCTGGTTTCCCGCTTTGACCGGTTCCGCCCTCAACCCCGCGACCGCTGGCGGGAAAACGCCGGCCCGGGTGCAGGCATCTTCTGGGACTTAGGCCCGCATCTTATCGACCAGGCGCTGCAACTGTTCGGTGTGCCGGAACAGATCCACGGTGTTGTTCAGATTGCCCGTGAAGGCGGACAAAGTGACGACAGCTTCGACCTCACTCTGTTTTACAACAACCTGACTGTACAGTTGGGCAGTTCGCCGTTTCAGGCTAACCGTACTTTGCGCTTTGAATTACAGGGTACGGAAGGAAGTTTCCGGAAATTCGGGCTGGATCCTCAGGAAGATCAGTTAAAGCAAGGGCTCACTTTCGACAGCGGGCAATGGGCCCGTGAGCCGGAAGAGGCATTCGGTGAACTGGCTACGGCGCAGGGAGTGAATACTGTTCCTACACTTGCCGGTGAATATGTCACCTTCTACCGCCAGCTGGGTGAAGCTGTCAGTAACGGTGCCTCATTGCCCGCAGACGGGGAGACGGTCATACCGGTGATCAAACTTATCGAACTGGCCATCGAAAGTGCGGAAACGGGCAAAGTCATGCCTGTATACGTAAATATGAAAGGAAATAACTAA
- the glmS gene encoding glutamine--fructose-6-phosphate transaminase (isomerizing), with product MCGIVGAVAERNVVEILLEGLKRLEYRGYDSAGVALLQSGGELTRIRRTGKVQELADAVANGEALGSTGIAHTRWATHGGVTERNAHPHCSGERISVVHNGIIENYEALRESLKAQGYTFTSDTDTETIAHTVHAEMQKGVSLLEAVQNSVKQFHGAYGTVIMDSEDPSRVVVARSGSPLVIGLGLGENFIASDQMALLPVTRRFIFLEEGDVAEITRREVSIFDVNGNPVEREVIESNIEHDAGDKAGYRHYMLKEIHEQPTVVRNTLQQRVDEKGLLPDIFGNGADEIFSKVKHVQIIACGTSYHAGMTARYWLEQYANVSCGIEIASEFRYRKSVVHENSLLVTISQSGETADTLAALRLAKDLGYMASLTICNVPGSSLVRESDLAFMTRAGAEIGVASTKAFTTQLTAFLMLTLALGKHSGMSDKDHGSIVSALHSLPAKLEETLAITKGIEDLAEEFADKNHSLFLGRGDQYPIAMEGALKLKEISYIHAEAYASGELKHGPLALIDEEMPVIVVAPNNELLEKLKSNVEEVRARGGIMYVFADKDAHFASDETMRVINVPHCEAPIAPIVYTLPLQLLSYYVALIKGTDVDQPRNLAKSVTVE from the coding sequence ATGTGTGGAATAGTCGGCGCTGTAGCAGAGCGTAATGTAGTCGAAATCTTACTGGAAGGCTTAAAGCGCCTTGAGTACCGTGGTTATGATTCCGCCGGTGTGGCGTTATTACAATCAGGCGGTGAACTTACCCGCATCCGTCGTACCGGCAAGGTACAGGAACTGGCAGATGCTGTGGCGAACGGTGAAGCGTTGGGTTCTACCGGTATCGCGCATACCCGCTGGGCAACCCATGGCGGCGTAACTGAACGTAACGCGCACCCCCATTGCTCCGGTGAGCGTATCTCCGTTGTACACAACGGCATCATTGAAAACTACGAAGCCTTGCGTGAATCACTGAAAGCTCAAGGCTATACCTTCACCAGTGACACCGACACGGAAACCATTGCACACACGGTACATGCCGAAATGCAAAAAGGCGTGAGCCTGCTTGAAGCAGTACAAAACAGTGTGAAGCAGTTCCACGGTGCTTACGGTACGGTCATCATGGACAGTGAAGACCCGTCACGGGTAGTTGTGGCACGCTCCGGCAGCCCGCTGGTGATTGGTCTTGGCTTGGGCGAGAACTTTATTGCCTCAGACCAGATGGCTCTGCTGCCTGTGACTCGCCGCTTTATCTTCCTTGAGGAAGGTGATGTCGCTGAAATTACCCGTCGGGAAGTCAGCATTTTTGACGTTAACGGCAACCCGGTTGAGCGTGAAGTCATTGAATCTAACATCGAACACGATGCAGGTGATAAAGCGGGTTACCGCCATTACATGCTCAAAGAGATCCATGAGCAGCCAACGGTTGTGCGTAACACGCTGCAACAGCGGGTGGACGAAAAAGGACTGTTACCGGACATTTTCGGCAACGGTGCCGATGAGATTTTCTCAAAGGTTAAACACGTGCAGATCATCGCCTGTGGTACCAGTTACCATGCCGGTATGACTGCCCGCTACTGGCTGGAACAGTACGCGAATGTATCCTGTGGTATCGAAATCGCTTCTGAATTCCGTTACCGCAAATCGGTAGTACATGAAAACAGCCTGCTGGTGACTATTTCTCAGTCCGGTGAAACAGCCGACACGCTGGCCGCTCTGCGTCTGGCCAAAGATCTGGGCTATATGGCCAGCCTGACCATTTGTAACGTACCCGGTTCATCGCTGGTAAGGGAATCAGATCTTGCCTTTATGACTCGCGCAGGCGCAGAAATTGGCGTTGCCTCGACCAAGGCTTTCACGACTCAGCTTACCGCTTTCCTCATGCTCACGCTGGCACTGGGTAAGCACAGCGGCATGTCAGACAAAGATCATGGCAGCATCGTCAGCGCCCTTCACAGTTTGCCAGCCAAGCTGGAAGAAACCCTGGCGATCACCAAAGGTATTGAAGATTTAGCGGAAGAGTTTGCCGACAAGAACCACTCACTGTTCTTAGGTCGTGGCGACCAGTATCCCATTGCTATGGAAGGCGCGTTGAAGCTGAAAGAGATTTCATACATTCACGCAGAAGCTTACGCCTCAGGTGAACTGAAACACGGCCCGCTGGCACTGATTGACGAGGAAATGCCTGTCATCGTAGTAGCGCCCAACAACGAGCTGCTGGAAAAACTGAAATCCAACGTAGAAGAAGTACGTGCGCGCGGCGGCATCATGTATGTATTCGCTGATAAGGATGCACACTTTGCCAGCGACGAAACCATGCGGGTAATCAACGTTCCCCACTGCGAAGCCCCCATCGCACCCATCGTGTACACTCTGCCTTTGCAGCTGCTTTCTTACTATGTAGCGCTGATCAAAGGTACTGACGTGGACCAGCCCCGTAACCTGGCGAAGTCGGTGACAGTGGAGTAG